In Rouxiella sp. WC2420, the following proteins share a genomic window:
- a CDS encoding DNA polymerase II, which produces MQTQPRQGFVLTRHWRDTPQGTEVDFWLATDEGPQKIRLPAQESVAFLPVEQQERTEQLLLGEKGYILRPLPLKDFRLRPVVGLYCNGHRQLMRIEKMLKDGGLTLYEADIRPPERFLMERYITAPVWFTGTPGSDGILLNTKMKPAETYRPTLKLCSLDIETSGNGELYCIGLEGCGQRDVYMLGPANGTPGSHGDFNLEYVDSRPQLLHKLNDWLQRNDPDAIIGWSVVQFDLRVLQKHADRYKIPLRFGRDGSALEWREHGFKQGHFFAQAAGRLIVDGIEALKSATWNFPSFSLEYVSQTLLGEGKAIDNPYQRLAEIEQRFRQDKPALARYNLKDCELVTRIFAKTELLSFLLERASVTGLAADRSGGSVAAFTHLYLPRMHRIGFVAPNMGERPDENSPGGFVMDSRPGLYDSVLVLDYKSLYPSIIRTFLIDPVGLITGLDQPDDAHSVPGFREAYFSRTQHCLPEIVRQIWQGREAAKKLNNQPLSQALKIIMNALYGVLGTSSCRFFDSRLASSITLRGHEIMQQTRKLIEEEGYQVIYGDTDSTFVWLNSAHSNEDANEIGQRLVVKVNQWWKTHLNQELGLESALELEFETHYQRFLMPTIRGSELGSKKRYAGLVKDADGEHMVYKGLETVRTDWTKLAQTFQQALYERIFHEQPYQDYIRDYVASTLNGEFDDQLVYRKRLRRKLTEYERNVPPHVRAARLADEYNLANGRPMQYQNGGWISYVMTTSGPEPLENRQSPIDYDHYIEKQLEPVADGILPFLHDDFATLITGQMGLF; this is translated from the coding sequence TTGCAGACTCAGCCACGCCAAGGCTTCGTGCTGACCCGGCATTGGCGCGATACACCGCAGGGAACGGAAGTCGACTTCTGGCTGGCAACCGACGAAGGTCCACAAAAAATTCGACTGCCCGCACAGGAATCAGTGGCCTTTCTGCCTGTTGAACAGCAGGAGAGAACGGAACAACTGTTGCTCGGCGAAAAGGGCTATATCCTGCGTCCGCTGCCGTTAAAAGATTTCCGCCTGCGCCCGGTAGTTGGACTTTATTGCAACGGCCATCGCCAACTGATGCGCATTGAAAAAATGCTAAAAGATGGAGGTCTTACTCTTTATGAGGCCGATATCCGCCCGCCGGAACGATTCCTGATGGAGCGTTACATCACCGCACCGGTGTGGTTCACCGGCACGCCAGGCAGTGATGGTATCCTGCTGAATACCAAGATGAAGCCCGCAGAAACTTACCGCCCTACGCTTAAATTATGTTCGCTGGATATTGAAACCAGCGGCAATGGCGAGCTTTATTGCATCGGCCTCGAAGGCTGCGGCCAGCGCGATGTCTACATGCTCGGTCCAGCCAACGGAACTCCCGGCAGTCACGGTGATTTCAACCTCGAGTACGTGGACAGCCGCCCACAGCTGCTACACAAACTCAATGATTGGCTGCAGCGCAATGACCCGGACGCGATCATCGGCTGGAGCGTTGTGCAGTTTGACCTGCGAGTTCTGCAGAAACACGCCGATCGTTACAAGATCCCGCTGCGTTTTGGCCGCGACGGCAGCGCGCTTGAATGGCGTGAGCACGGTTTTAAACAAGGGCACTTTTTTGCACAGGCCGCTGGCCGGTTGATTGTTGACGGCATTGAAGCACTAAAATCAGCGACCTGGAACTTTCCGAGCTTTAGTCTGGAATACGTCTCGCAAACTTTACTCGGCGAAGGCAAAGCGATTGACAACCCCTATCAGCGTCTGGCAGAAATTGAGCAACGCTTCCGCCAAGATAAACCCGCTCTGGCCCGCTATAACCTCAAAGACTGCGAACTGGTCACTCGCATTTTTGCCAAAACCGAGCTGCTGTCGTTTCTGCTGGAACGCGCGTCGGTAACGGGATTAGCAGCCGATCGCAGCGGCGGATCAGTGGCGGCATTTACCCATCTTTATCTGCCGCGCATGCATCGTATCGGTTTTGTGGCACCCAATATGGGAGAGCGGCCCGACGAAAACAGTCCCGGCGGGTTTGTGATGGACTCTCGCCCCGGCTTGTATGATTCGGTGCTGGTGCTCGATTATAAAAGCCTGTATCCGTCGATCATCCGCACCTTTCTCATCGACCCGGTGGGCTTGATTACCGGACTGGATCAACCGGATGATGCCCATTCGGTTCCCGGCTTTCGAGAGGCATATTTTTCACGCACTCAGCACTGCCTTCCTGAAATAGTCCGTCAGATTTGGCAAGGGCGTGAGGCGGCGAAAAAACTGAACAATCAGCCACTTTCACAGGCGCTGAAGATTATTATGAACGCGCTCTATGGCGTATTGGGAACCAGCAGCTGCCGCTTTTTCGATTCTCGACTGGCTTCATCGATTACCCTGCGCGGCCACGAGATCATGCAGCAAACCCGTAAACTTATAGAAGAAGAAGGCTATCAGGTAATTTATGGTGATACGGATTCAACCTTCGTTTGGCTAAACAGCGCACATAGCAACGAAGATGCCAATGAGATTGGCCAACGGCTGGTGGTGAAAGTCAATCAATGGTGGAAGACGCATCTTAACCAGGAGCTGGGTCTTGAAAGTGCGTTGGAGCTGGAGTTTGAAACGCATTATCAACGTTTCCTGATGCCCACTATTCGTGGCTCCGAATTAGGCAGTAAAAAACGTTACGCCGGCCTTGTAAAAGACGCAGACGGGGAGCATATGGTTTACAAGGGGCTGGAAACTGTTCGTACCGACTGGACCAAACTGGCGCAGACTTTTCAACAGGCGCTGTATGAGCGGATTTTCCACGAGCAGCCTTACCAGGACTATATTCGCGATTATGTTGCGAGCACTCTGAACGGGGAATTTGACGACCAGCTTGTCTACCGTAAACGTCTACGTCGCAAGCTGACTGAGTATGAGCGCAACGTTCCGCCCCACGTTCGCGCGGCACGTCTGGCCGATGAATATAATTTGGCCAACGGTCGACCCATGCAGTATCAGAACGGCGGCTGGATAAGCTATGTTATGACGACTTCAGGACCGGAGCCGCTGGAGAACCGTCAATCGCCTATCGACTATGATCATTACATCGAGAAACAACTCGAACCGGTCGCAGACGGCATTCTTCCGTTCCTGCATGACGATTTTGCTACACTGATAACAGGTCAAATGGGATTGTTTTAA